In one window of Juglans regia cultivar Chandler chromosome 3, Walnut 2.0, whole genome shotgun sequence DNA:
- the LOC108998993 gene encoding uncharacterized protein LOC108998993 yields MATSMLSTSTIVLEVLRNDNYENWSACIKNYLLAQDLWDIFETTTEPPKPEDDAVEFKAWRKKNAAALHAIQISCGVEIQSQINDISSAKTVWDMLPKLVHQPPSKGPSDNPVAEQGNSLNIPSSNVHEDGSMVAPDQKVEPGSSSNNPEAGHVHIVEALVEEMSEDDLEVQDNFGDTALLETTYSGQYKMAECMLRKNKSLVSMGRANTDGFHMLPVVMALSNGYIKMARYLYSLTPLEDLIPEKGRSGSTLCTQAIYTRALDIALDLIRRCPRLVLAPDKESYSPLYALAAMGYAFPSGHRLVFWKRWIYSCEYTPTLLSVTPYFPSLSSNCSSIIMSTAILIDHELKYYS; encoded by the exons ATGGCTACAAGTATGCTCTCAACAAGCACAATTGTTCTTGAGGTTCTTAGAAATGACAATTACGAGAATTGGAGTGCTTGCATTAAAAACTATCTCTTGGCTCAAGATCTTTGGGATATTTTCGAAACAACCACAGAACCTCCAAAACCAGAAGATGATGCAGTAGAATTCAAAGcttggaggaagaagaatgCTGCAGCTTTGCATGCAATTCAGATTTCATGTGGGGTGGAAATACAATCTCAGATCAATGATATCAGTTCTGCTAAAACTGTTTGGGATATGTTGCCTAAATTAGTGCACCAACCACCATCGAAAGGACCTAGTGATAACCCAGTGGCTGAGCAGGGAAACTCATTGAATATCCCATCCAGTAATGTTCACGAGGATGGATCAATGGTTGCACCTGATCAAAAGGTTGAACCTGGAAGCTCCTCAAACAACCCag AGGCGGGACATGTCCATATAGTGGAAGCGTTGGTGGAGGAAATGTCGGAAGATGACTTGGAAGTACAAGACAATTTCGGTGACACAGCTCTACTGGAGACAACATATAGTGGACAGTACAAGATGGCGGAGTGCATGCTTAGAAAGAACAAAAGCTTGGTCAGCATGGGAAGAGCTAACACCGATGGGTTCCATATGCTTCCAGTTGTTATGGCTCTTTCAAATGGATATATAAAAATGGCTCGATATCTTTATTCTCTCACTCCACTGGAAGATCTAATTCCAGAAAAGGGCAGGAGCGGTTCAACACTTTGTACCCAAGCAATATATACCAGAGCTTTAG ATATTGCTTTGGATCTAATCCGGCGCTGTCCACGTTTGGTTCTCGCTCCGGACAAAGAGAGCTACAGCCCTTTATACGCATTGGCTGCTATGGGGTACGCATTCCCAAGTGGACATCGTCTCGTGTTTTGGAAACGATGGATCTACTCTTGTGAGTATACGCCCACTCTTCTTTCTGTTACTCCttattttccctctctttcatcAAATTGTTCCAGTATTATAATGAGCACAGCAATATTGATCGATCATGAATTGAAGTACTATTCTTAA
- the LOC108998992 gene encoding uncharacterized protein LOC108998992: MSKGKQSFHFNRIRNENGNLVDFYKETRWSKKKNAFVTDATESTYKEMQGRLDGLGPEQRSDEAAATVFREVLGHRPGYARGLGEMVIPESSRQRDKVQMQQYMSEAEKHKKDAEQYKKDAEQYKKDAEAYKSQLDEMRTEMRELREHQIQNDKKADSLRSFLEMKEKELLVLEEKLKARERAYDIAATTFFVFFNINSGTVESCKSSLAALAPLQAVLFDVDGTLCDSDPLHYQAFREMLQEIGFNGGVPITEEFYMENISGKHNDDIVVLLFPDDVQRGLKSTDDKETIFRRLAEEQLKAVNGLYKVKKWIEDRGLKRAAVTNAPKPNAELMISSIMLSDFFDAVILGSDCDHAKPYPDPYLKALEVLHVTKDHTFVFEGSVLYPAYVLISACWVGWVGTGTLSSKFLLTVMNLLKRLAEEGQVPAANDPQRNPALASKSFRNGVSSSGDTSSSASSEVTSSEYSSNSKED, encoded by the exons ATGTCTAAGGGAAAACAATCTTTTCATTTCAATAGAATA CGCAATGAGAATGGGAATTTGGTTGACTTCTACAAAGAGACGCGTTGGtcgaagaaaaagaatgcatttGTCACAGATGCTACAGAAAGTACTTAT AAGGAGATGCAAGGTAGGTTGGATGGCCTAGGACCAGAGCAACGTAGTGATGAGGCAGCAGCGACTGTCTTTAGGGAGGTTCTTGGCCATCGACCTGGATATGCACGGGGACTTGGGGAAATGGTCATCCCCGAGTCAAGTAGACAACGTGACAAAGTTCAAATGCAACAATACATGTCTGAGGctgaaaagcacaagaaagatgctgaacaatataagaaggatgctgagcaatataagaaggatgctgaagCTTACAAGAGTCAGCTGGATGAAATGAGGACAGAGATGCGGGAGCTGAGGGAGCATCAGATACAAAATGACAAA AAGGCTGACTCTCTGAGAAGCTTCCttgagatgaaggagaaggaattacTTGTGTTGGAAGAGAAGCTTAAGGCTAGAGAGAGA GCATATGATATAGCAG CCACTacgttttttgttttctttaacatAAATTCTGGTACTGTCGAAAG CTGCAAAAGTTCTCTTGCTGCACTTGCCCCCCTTCAAGCAGTACTATTTGATGTGGATGGAACTTTATGTGATTCAGATCCACTCCATTACCAAGCCTTCCGTGAAATGCTTCAAGAG ATTGGTTTTAATGGAGGAGTTCCAATTACTGAGGAATTCTACATGGAGAATATTTCTGGCAAGCATAATGATGATATTGTTGTGTTACTCTTCCCTGATGATGTTCAAAGGGGCTTGAAGTCCACAGACGATAAGGAAACCATTTTTCGGAG ATTGGCCGAAGAACAATTGAAAGCTGTGAATGGCCTATATAAAGTGAAAAAATGGATTGAAGATCGAGGCTTGAAACGAGCAGCAGTTACCAATGCACCAAAACCAAATGCCGAACTCATGATATCATCCATAATGCTGTCAGATTTTTTCGATGCTGTCATTCTCGGGAGTGATTGTGACCATGCCAAGCCATATCCAGATCCCTACTTGAAGGCCCTTGAAGTACTCCATGTAACAAAGGATCACACTTTTGTATTTGAG GGGTCAGTCCTGTACCCAGCATATGTATTAATTTCTGCTTGCTGGGTGGGGTGGGTAGGGACAGGGACCTTGTCTTCAAAGTTCCTTCTCACGGTAATGAATCTTCTTAAAAGATTAGCAGAAGAGGGACAAGTGCCTGCAGCTAACGATCCACAAAGAAACCCTGCACTAGCATCAAAGAGCTTTAGGAATGGAGTTAGCTCCAGCGGTGATACGTCATCCAGTGCTTCATCTGAAGTAACTTCATCTGAATACTCCAGCAACTCAAAAGAAGACTAA